The Ralstonia sp. RRA DNA segment ATCATCGACATCCACGAGTTCCTGCTGGAAAAGGGCGTGAAGATCGACGGCGTGCAGGGTACGCGCTACATGTACCACGACCCCTGCCACACCCCGATCAAGACCATGGACCCGACCAAGCTGGTCAACCAGCTCATGGGCGGCAACCTGGGCGCTGACGGCCAGACCCGCGCGATCGAGAAGAACGATCGCTGCTGCGGTGAATCGGGCACGCTGGCGGTCTCGCGTCCGGACATTTCCACGCAGGTCCGCTTCCGCAAGGAAGAGGAGATGAAGAAGGGCGCCGACAAGCTCCGCGCCGATGGCCAGAGCGGCCAGGCGTTTGACGGCGACGTGAAGATCCTCACGAGCTGCCCGGCCTGCCTGCAAGGCCTGTCGCGCTACACCGAAGATGTCTCGGTGCAGGCCGACTACATCGTGGTCGAGATGGCGCGCCACGTGCTCGGCGAGACCTGGCTGGAAGACTATGTCGCCCACGCCAACGCCGGCGGTATCGAGCGGGTGCTGGTGTGACAATGGGCGCGACCGTCGATCGGGCGCCAGGCTGCGCGCTGTGCGAGACCGACGGCGGCGAGCCTGTCTGGCGCAATGCCCGGGCGCGTGTCGTGCTGGTTGAGCACGCGCGCTTCCCGGGATTCTGCCGCGTGATCTGGAACGACCACGTGGTCGAGCAGACTGATCTGTCGGACGCTGATCGCCACTGGCTGATGGAAGTCGTCACGCGCGTGGAGCGCGTGCTGCGCGCTGAGCTGGCGCCGGACAAGATCAACCTCGCCAGCTTCGGCAACTTTGTCCCGCATCTGCATTGGCATGTCATTCCGCGCTACCGCTGGGACACGCATTTCCCCGAAGCCGTCTGGGGACCGGCCCAGCGTGAGCCGGATGCCGTGCGCATGGCTGAGGTGACGGCCAAACTGGCGGCGCTATCCTACGCACTGCAATCGGCGCTCGCCGACGTTTGAGTCATCGGCGCCAACCGCTTGTAACGCATCGGCACGCCCTGCGCGGAACCCCCGTGGCGCGTCGTCCGTCTCATTCTCTTTCTGACGCGTCACCGCCATCGCCATGACGACACCGCGCACTGCCGCCACGCCCGATTCCCACAAAGACTCCATTGCCGAGCTGAATGTTCATCACGGCCGGCTGAACCTGTCCGAGACGTGGCAGCTCATCAAGCCCTACTGGTTCTCTGAGGACCGCTACAAGGCCTGGGGCCTGCTGGCGCTGGTCATCGCGCTGAGCCTGTTCACGGTCTACATGACCGTGCTGTACACCGAGTGGTACAAGTTCTTCTACAACGCGCTCGAGCAGAAAAACCAGGCCGAGTTCTGGCATCAGTTGGGGCGCTTCTCATGGATT contains these protein-coding regions:
- a CDS encoding HIT family protein; amino-acid sequence: MGATVDRAPGCALCETDGGEPVWRNARARVVLVEHARFPGFCRVIWNDHVVEQTDLSDADRHWLMEVVTRVERVLRAELAPDKINLASFGNFVPHLHWHVIPRYRWDTHFPEAVWGPAQREPDAVRMAEVTAKLAALSYALQSALADV